From Borrelia sp. RT5S, the proteins below share one genomic window:
- a CDS encoding DNA repair protein RecN yields the protein MLVELFIRNFVLIKEVFIDLSKGLVVFTGESGSGKSLLLSSIYYLFGGKLKDNVIMDKEGECVLLAKFVANKESRDYLLSKGLPVDDFIVIKRVIIAKSSDTFLSNYYINNEPISSVVLKPVFDMLVEVHSQNQQYLILRNPSNNLKILDNYANLNAYLEEYKLVYEDYIKFLHDYDNFISEEKSHKESKEECESILKDIDSLSPRIGEEESLKLRLDELRNHEALCSTLLNLKNVLTLSEKASALGEIKRVICDSEYLSGMNSAYYELEKRLKNSYYELEDIGQAYSQLLLDMTYDEREVEEIESRLYDIFRLKKKYGPNIEDVIELRERCGTVVHSSLNFETERLDREQRLNDLLRLVEKLAGNISKARKGAALSFSSGVTEILHRLNMGNAKFFASVSEKKMSLTGIDEVEFSISSNLGLKAQPIYRIASGGELSRIMLAIKSVQNVSEDRLVIFDEIDSGIGGEAGVSLGKYLKNLSDNIQIFVVTHLANIASLADYHVLIKKECSKSGTCVSATLLKGNDRVSEIARMLSGDINDSSIKHAEALLKNSSRV from the coding sequence ATGTTGGTTGAGCTATTTATAAGAAATTTTGTTTTAATTAAAGAGGTATTTATTGATCTTAGCAAGGGCTTAGTAGTATTTACGGGTGAGTCTGGCAGTGGGAAGAGTTTGCTGTTGTCTTCAATTTATTATTTGTTTGGTGGAAAACTTAAAGATAACGTCATTATGGATAAAGAGGGAGAGTGTGTTTTGCTTGCTAAGTTTGTGGCAAATAAAGAATCTAGAGATTATTTGCTTTCTAAGGGATTACCAGTAGACGATTTTATTGTCATAAAGAGGGTAATTATAGCTAAGTCTTCAGACACTTTTTTGAGTAATTACTATATTAACAATGAGCCTATTTCTAGCGTAGTCTTAAAACCGGTTTTTGACATGCTGGTTGAGGTTCACTCTCAAAATCAACAATATTTAATTTTGAGAAATCCATCAAATAATCTAAAAATTTTAGATAATTATGCTAATTTGAATGCTTATTTGGAAGAATATAAATTAGTTTACGAGGATTACATTAAATTTTTACATGATTATGATAATTTTATTTCGGAAGAAAAATCGCATAAAGAAAGTAAAGAAGAATGTGAAAGTATACTTAAGGATATAGATTCTTTAAGTCCCAGAATAGGGGAAGAGGAGAGTTTAAAGCTCAGGTTAGATGAGCTTCGAAATCATGAAGCTTTGTGCAGTACGCTGTTAAACTTAAAGAATGTCTTAACTTTGAGCGAAAAGGCTTCTGCTTTGGGTGAGATAAAAAGGGTAATTTGTGACTCTGAATATCTATCTGGGATGAACAGTGCTTATTATGAGCTTGAGAAGCGTCTTAAGAATTCTTATTATGAGCTTGAGGATATTGGGCAGGCTTATAGTCAGCTCCTGCTTGATATGACTTATGATGAGAGAGAGGTTGAAGAAATAGAGAGCAGGTTATATGACATTTTTCGCCTCAAAAAAAAGTATGGACCAAATATTGAAGATGTCATAGAATTGAGAGAAAGGTGTGGTACTGTTGTGCATTCGTCTCTTAATTTTGAAACTGAAAGGCTAGATAGGGAGCAAAGATTGAATGACTTGTTACGCCTGGTGGAAAAGTTGGCGGGTAATATTTCAAAAGCTAGGAAAGGGGCTGCCTTAAGCTTTTCTTCTGGAGTAACAGAAATATTACACAGGCTTAATATGGGTAATGCAAAATTTTTTGCTTCAGTATCGGAAAAGAAAATGAGCTTGACGGGTATTGATGAGGTAGAGTTTTCAATTTCTAGTAATCTTGGGTTAAAGGCGCAGCCAATTTATAGAATTGCTTCTGGGGGTGAGCTTTCAAGGATAATGTTGGCTATTAAGAGTGTACAAAATGTTAGCGAAGATAGGCTTGTAATATTTGATGAGATTGATTCTGGGATAGGGGGAGAGGCTGGTGTTAGTTTGGGTAAGTATTTAAAAAATTTATCTGATAATATTCAAATATTTGTTGTAACTCATCTTGCCAATATTGCAAGTCTTGCAGATTATCATGTTTTAATAAAAAAGGAATGCAGTAAAAGTGGTACTTGTGTTAGTGCTACTCTGTTGAAAGGAAATGATCGAGTTTCAGAGATTGCTAGGATGCTTAGTGGGGATATTAATGACAGCAGCATTAAACATGCAGAGGCTCTTTTGAAAAATAGTAGTCGAGTGTGA
- a CDS encoding NAD(+)/NADH kinase yields the protein MEDRVLIYVNYSNLHAEFLGCEIQKYLKDKYGVLSLLMGAGKSLGLSAGTGLIFAITLGGDGTVLLASSLLLENDIDIPIISINLGKVGFLADIKPKDFREVIDKFFNNSLVIHEKYLLSVSAYESGHALFTKYALNDVIIRSSILNKLICVDLKVNSEDFLSYRSDGIIFATPTGSTGYSFSAGGSILESDLKAFILTPISPHSVYNRSFVFSVGSKVTLSFQKKCTLKPASIFIDGVNLGKFEVGIVFEVNLANKSLRFASFCTDTFVKRLKNKLL from the coding sequence ATGGAGGATAGGGTTTTAATTTATGTTAATTACTCAAATTTGCATGCTGAGTTTCTTGGTTGCGAGATACAAAAATATCTAAAAGATAAATATGGTGTTTTAAGTTTGTTAATGGGAGCTGGTAAATCTTTGGGGTTGTCAGCGGGTACTGGTTTGATTTTTGCAATAACCTTGGGGGGCGATGGCACGGTTTTATTGGCCAGTAGTTTGTTGTTAGAAAATGATATTGATATTCCAATTATTTCAATCAATCTGGGCAAAGTAGGGTTTTTAGCAGACATAAAGCCCAAAGATTTTAGGGAAGTCATAGATAAATTTTTCAATAATTCTTTAGTTATTCATGAGAAATATTTGCTTAGTGTGAGTGCTTATGAGAGTGGGCACGCTTTATTTACTAAGTATGCTTTAAATGATGTGATTATTCGTTCAAGTATTCTTAATAAGTTAATTTGTGTAGATCTTAAGGTTAACTCAGAAGATTTTCTTTCATACAGAAGTGATGGGATAATATTTGCGACCCCTACGGGGTCAACCGGATATTCTTTCTCTGCAGGGGGCTCTATTTTAGAATCAGATCTTAAAGCTTTCATTTTAACTCCCATTTCTCCGCATTCGGTTTATAATCGTTCCTTTGTTTTCTCAGTTGGGAGTAAGGTTACGCTTTCATTTCAAAAAAAATGTACCCTAAAACCAGCATCAATTTTTATTGATGGGGTTAATCTTGGAAAGTTTGAAGTTGGCATTGTTTTTGAAGTAAATCTCGCAAATAAAAGCCTTCGGTTTGCGTCTTTTTGTACGGATACTTTTGTGAAAAGACTTAAAAATAAGTTATTATAA
- a CDS encoding chemotaxis protein CheW: MFGREKVRERRSQLQIACFKIGRESYGVTIDHIREVIKVPLESIYAIPNVPEYITGIYNLRGDIIPLINLNVRFNIPSICQTEEDKILTGYLIVNIKGKLLGIFVDKVLKVISFDESRVQEPPATLQTLDRKYISGVVKVDREENFESEYLVLIDIEQIFDKVEFEEIPYKESNGG, encoded by the coding sequence ATGTTTGGAAGAGAAAAAGTTAGAGAAAGAAGATCTCAGCTTCAGATTGCGTGTTTTAAAATAGGAAGGGAAAGCTATGGGGTTACAATAGATCATATTAGGGAGGTGATCAAGGTGCCTCTGGAGAGCATATATGCGATACCCAATGTTCCTGAGTACATTACAGGTATTTACAATCTCAGAGGGGATATTATTCCTTTAATAAATTTAAATGTTAGGTTCAACATTCCTTCTATTTGCCAGACAGAGGAAGATAAAATTTTAACAGGTTATTTAATAGTAAATATTAAGGGAAAGCTTTTAGGCATATTTGTGGATAAAGTTTTAAAAGTTATTAGTTTTGATGAATCTAGGGTGCAGGAACCTCCTGCTACTTTGCAGACTTTGGACAGAAAGTATATATCTGGTGTTGTTAAAGTCGATAGAGAGGAAAATTTTGAGAGTGAGTATTTAGTATTAATTGATATTGAGCAGATATTTGACAAGGTTGAGTTTGAAGAGATTCCATACAAGGAGAGTAATGGAGGATAG
- a CDS encoding RlmE family RNA methyltransferase → MYDINDEYSRRARREGYLARSVYKLIEIDKRFSLFSSGNILDIGASPGSFSQYAYGKLQGGMLVAVDLDEVGLNFSSDFCFIKGDIHLDSVLQKIKSFAPYSLVLSDVAPRTTGNRLVDTSNSFNLSSRVVDLASEVLVVGGNLLIKVFQGGEEEQIFFMLKRCFRLVRKIRPKAVRKNSFEVYFLSKGFMH, encoded by the coding sequence ATGTATGATATTAACGATGAGTATTCTAGGAGGGCCAGGAGGGAAGGATACCTTGCTAGGTCTGTTTATAAGTTGATAGAAATTGACAAGAGGTTTTCCTTGTTTTCTTCTGGTAACATATTGGATATTGGGGCATCTCCTGGCAGTTTTTCTCAGTATGCTTATGGTAAGTTGCAAGGGGGAATGCTTGTTGCCGTTGATCTTGATGAGGTGGGTCTTAATTTTAGTAGTGATTTTTGTTTTATAAAGGGTGATATTCATCTTGATAGTGTTTTGCAAAAAATTAAATCTTTTGCTCCTTACAGTTTGGTGTTAAGTGATGTAGCTCCTAGAACTACCGGTAACAGATTGGTTGATACGAGCAATTCTTTTAATCTGAGTAGTAGAGTAGTGGATCTAGCTTCTGAAGTGTTGGTGGTGGGCGGAAATTTATTAATTAAGGTTTTTCAGGGGGGAGAGGAGGAACAGATTTTTTTTATGCTTAAGAGGTGTTTTAGACTTGTTAGGAAGATTAGGCCTAAAGCTGTGAGAAAGAATTCATTTGAAGTTTATTTTTTATCTAAGGGCTTCATGCATTAG
- a CDS encoding polyprenyl synthetase family protein has translation MKNKLFLENIEKNINVVFSNEYFLNLFKDTDLELKLNIRGKTLRNIQAPAVEIIKRGGKRIRPMLMVALAYAMGYDPSATENLYKLSLLLELPHSGSLIVDDIEDGALQRRGGPSIHLIYGIDSSINTANLIYFLPMSLLRNSNLKESQKLLIYENFFTTLAALHLGQGIDIEFHNTTRAPSIKEYISLVELKTSSLFGMAGFLAGILTNNENKSKSLYNTFLRFGTYFQIMDDIKNIKNGIEGKDFGDDLIEGKKSLPLIYFLREKKFDKNIIKTLDKIKKTPINESREDILEFSNMINSSNATKKALKLAMWYFNKFIEELNSYKLISEYQDVILEILNEIKEDSL, from the coding sequence ATGAAAAATAAATTATTTTTAGAAAATATTGAAAAGAACATTAATGTCGTGTTTTCAAATGAATATTTTCTAAATCTCTTTAAAGACACAGATTTAGAGCTAAAGCTTAATATAAGAGGGAAAACCTTAAGGAACATTCAAGCTCCAGCCGTTGAGATAATCAAACGAGGAGGGAAGAGAATAAGACCAATGCTAATGGTTGCCCTGGCGTATGCGATGGGGTATGACCCCAGCGCCACTGAAAATTTATACAAGTTAAGCTTGTTACTTGAGTTGCCTCATTCCGGAAGCTTAATTGTTGATGATATTGAAGACGGCGCCTTGCAAAGAAGAGGAGGGCCTTCTATTCACTTGATTTATGGAATAGATTCCAGCATTAATACTGCAAATCTAATTTATTTCCTGCCAATGAGTCTATTAAGGAACTCCAATTTAAAAGAAAGCCAAAAATTATTAATTTATGAAAATTTTTTCACAACTCTTGCAGCTCTTCACCTAGGACAAGGAATAGACATTGAATTTCACAACACAACGCGCGCTCCAAGCATCAAGGAGTATATCTCTTTAGTAGAGCTTAAGACAAGCTCTCTTTTTGGAATGGCAGGGTTTTTAGCTGGAATACTTACAAATAACGAAAATAAGTCTAAAAGTCTTTATAATACCTTCTTAAGATTCGGAACCTATTTCCAAATAATGGATGATATTAAGAATATTAAAAATGGAATTGAGGGTAAAGATTTTGGGGATGATTTAATTGAAGGAAAGAAAAGCCTTCCCTTAATATACTTCTTAAGAGAAAAAAAATTTGACAAAAATATAATTAAAACACTAGATAAAATTAAAAAAACACCCATAAATGAATCAAGAGAAGACATATTGGAATTTAGTAATATGATTAACTCATCAAACGCCACAAAAAAAGCTTTAAAACTTGCCATGTGGTATTTCAATAAATTTATAGAAGAACTAAATTCATATAAACTTATCAGCGAGTACCAAGACGTAATACTAGAAATTTTAAACGAAATAAAAGAGGATAGCCTATGA
- a CDS encoding tetratricopeptide repeat protein, which yields MKKFIIILTLTNIFISIYANMPVEDSEEDNIDELYKESILLKNLKKYDESKSLLMEIINKDPKQADAYLLLSELEYLMGNWLDAIEQTKTYLKIIDFTDTSNYLDISWAYFLIGESSNSMGYIIDFIQKNQKLLTTNTYVLIDTILKKGLYHFIEDEDSIFNLIINTIFQIETHDDTLYTLFLHNLDIVKQLPFYLFNKIKIKKLESQMRALKQIKNSTNGMTKISYFS from the coding sequence ATGAAAAAATTTATAATAATTCTAACCCTTACGAATATCTTTATTTCCATTTACGCAAACATGCCTGTAGAAGATTCGGAAGAGGATAACATCGATGAGCTTTACAAAGAATCAATTTTATTAAAAAATTTAAAAAAATATGATGAATCTAAATCATTATTGATGGAAATCATAAACAAGGACCCAAAACAAGCTGATGCGTACTTATTGCTCTCGGAACTAGAATATCTGATGGGAAATTGGCTAGACGCAATTGAGCAAACAAAAACTTATCTAAAGATAATTGACTTCACGGATACATCAAATTATCTTGACATTTCATGGGCATACTTCCTAATAGGAGAGTCTAGCAACTCAATGGGTTACATAATAGACTTTATCCAAAAAAATCAAAAGTTGTTAACTACTAACACATACGTACTCATTGACACCATATTAAAAAAAGGTCTTTATCATTTCATTGAGGATGAAGATTCGATATTTAATCTAATAATTAACACTATTTTCCAAATAGAAACACATGACGATACGCTATACACACTCTTTCTACATAACCTAGATATTGTAAAACAACTACCTTTTTATCTCTTTAATAAAATCAAAATAAAAAAGTTAGAATCACAAATGAGAGCCCTAAAGCAAATTAAAAATTCAACAAATGGCATGACTAAAATTTCTTATTTTTCCTAA
- a CDS encoding ABC transporter permease, whose product MLIIFMHSLIFSYLALGALYTEKIGLLNISIEGISFLSVFLTSLLIYLGYGIFISIVTSLIVSFIFGGFLSFLVAKGYDIFISGIGINILCYFLVSFLMRFNFDFMPGFSLDLSNSFIISFFVIFFFVFLGLSIYIINFSRVRVVFELIRAGGCENVLGERTSNCFKSFAILISALSASVAGSFLAISLNAYSHNLGLNNGWLAVCILYISFASPWLIFPISFLIVFIEYNFFNFQDYVNSYFALSFPFYMAILINVLISLFRKNKKF is encoded by the coding sequence ATGCTTATTATTTTCATGCATTCTCTAATATTTTCATATTTAGCACTTGGAGCGCTTTATACGGAAAAAATAGGTCTTTTAAATATATCCATTGAAGGAATTTCTTTTTTGTCTGTTTTCTTAACATCTCTTCTTATTTATTTGGGGTATGGAATTTTTATTTCAATTGTTACATCGCTTATTGTTAGTTTTATTTTTGGCGGGTTTTTGTCTTTTCTTGTAGCTAAGGGATATGACATTTTCATATCAGGCATAGGTATTAATATATTATGTTATTTTTTAGTTAGCTTCTTGATGAGGTTTAATTTTGATTTTATGCCAGGATTTAGTTTGGATCTATCAAATAGTTTTATTATTTCTTTCTTTGTTATATTTTTTTTCGTCTTTTTAGGACTCAGTATATATATAATAAATTTTTCAAGAGTTAGGGTAGTTTTTGAGTTAATACGCGCGGGGGGTTGTGAGAATGTATTGGGCGAGAGAACTAGTAATTGCTTTAAGTCTTTTGCTATCTTAATATCTGCACTCTCAGCGAGTGTGGCAGGTTCATTTCTTGCGATAAGTCTTAATGCTTATTCTCACAATTTGGGATTAAATAATGGTTGGCTTGCCGTTTGTATATTATATATTTCATTTGCAAGCCCGTGGCTCATTTTTCCAATTTCATTCTTGATAGTGTTTATTGAATATAATTTCTTTAATTTTCAGGATTATGTAAATTCTTATTTTGCTCTCTCTTTTCCATTTTATATGGCCATATTGATCAATGTATTGATTTCCCTTTTTAGGAAAAATAAGAAATTTTAG
- a CDS encoding ABC transporter permease, protein MRSPKYVFLAFSFIALVISYFFDGFFGLSYIKAISWNFILLLLIATGISTCARSNSLNLGHEGQVYFGAYLAYVFCELFGLTYFNFVLVMILSSFLVGLIGIIPFFLTFFFGVNEILTGLLISYGNQRLVDGFISKLLGSNEFLNQAKSVAKIFTLDTSLPYLLLFGILVWGFYVFIHKRTILGLRLEILSDRKMLGKFFGINEFKYKFCTVFASAFLNGLVGAMFVIFFKNYLFLGLTMGLGWSGFIVAVISGFNYIYVLFFSLFFAMLNEFNSYLKIHYSFKYDFIGLYQAVSIFFSLFLINSGKK, encoded by the coding sequence ATGAGATCACCTAAGTATGTGTTCTTGGCTTTTTCATTTATTGCATTGGTTATTAGTTATTTTTTTGATGGATTTTTTGGTCTGTCTTATATCAAGGCAATATCTTGGAATTTTATATTGCTCCTGTTGATTGCGACAGGGATTTCTACCTGTGCTAGAAGTAATAGCTTAAATCTTGGGCATGAAGGGCAAGTTTATTTTGGTGCTTATCTAGCTTATGTGTTTTGTGAATTGTTTGGGCTTACGTATTTTAATTTTGTGTTAGTAATGATATTAAGTTCGTTTTTGGTTGGCCTTATAGGGATTATTCCTTTTTTTTTAACATTCTTTTTTGGGGTAAATGAGATTCTTACGGGTCTTTTGATTTCTTATGGGAATCAAAGATTGGTAGATGGGTTTATATCAAAGCTATTAGGTTCAAATGAATTTTTGAATCAAGCGAAGAGCGTTGCTAAGATATTCACTCTTGATACTTCTTTGCCATATTTACTTTTGTTTGGGATTTTGGTTTGGGGGTTTTATGTATTTATACACAAGCGGACTATTTTAGGATTAAGGCTTGAAATATTGAGTGACAGGAAGATGTTGGGTAAATTTTTTGGCATTAATGAGTTTAAGTATAAATTTTGCACGGTATTTGCCAGTGCTTTTCTTAATGGGCTTGTAGGTGCAATGTTTGTCATATTTTTTAAAAATTATTTATTTTTAGGGTTAACTATGGGACTTGGTTGGAGTGGCTTTATTGTGGCCGTAATTTCGGGGTTTAATTATATTTATGTATTGTTCTTTAGCTTATTTTTTGCAATGCTGAATGAGTTTAATAGTTACCTTAAAATACATTATTCTTTCAAGTATGATTTTATTGGATTATATCAGGCTGTCTCTATTTTTTTCTCATTATTTTTAATTAATTCGGGTAAAAAATAA